A window of the Streptomyces formicae genome harbors these coding sequences:
- a CDS encoding GNAT family N-acetyltransferase: MTTAMSLARRARPDDAEELVRLRTVMLDSTAHRRPPVAAPDTSWQPAAADVLRSRLADPDGSLAAFVVDRPGGLAACAVGTIEYRLGSPGNPTGTTGYVFSVATDPDRRRRGHSRACVEGLLGWFRERGVSRVDLRASEEGEPLYASLGFVRTPDPAMRLTFGDL; this comes from the coding sequence ATGACGACTGCCATGAGCCTCGCACGCCGCGCACGCCCCGACGACGCCGAGGAGCTGGTCCGCCTCCGCACCGTCATGCTCGATTCGACCGCCCACCGTCGGCCCCCGGTCGCAGCGCCCGACACGAGCTGGCAGCCCGCCGCCGCCGACGTCCTGCGCAGCCGGCTCGCGGACCCGGACGGCAGTCTGGCGGCCTTCGTGGTCGACCGGCCCGGCGGGCTCGCCGCCTGCGCGGTGGGGACGATCGAGTACCGGCTCGGCTCCCCCGGCAACCCCACCGGCACGACCGGCTATGTCTTCAGTGTCGCGACCGATCCCGACCGGCGCCGCCGGGGCCACTCGCGCGCCTGCGTGGAAGGGCTGCTCGGCTGGTTCCGGGAGCGCGGTGTGAGCAGGGTCGATCTGCGCGCCTCCGAGGAGGGGGAGCCGCTGTACGCGTCACTGGGCTTCGTCCGCACCCCCGACCCGGCGATGCGGCTGACCTTCGGGGACCTTTAG
- a CDS encoding serine hydrolase domain-containing protein: MQSLALTENWPVPTAAAAVVRADGTVAGAYGPTAHRFPLASVTKPLAAYAVLVAYEEGAVELDEPAGPEGSTVRHLLAHTSGLAFDEHRPTAPPGTRRLYSNAGFEVLGDHLTKVTGIPFAEYLRQAVLEPLGMASTTLDGSPAKDGVSSVDDLVRFAAEVQAPRLLDPRTVLEAMSVVHPGLSGVLPGYGHQKPNDWGLGFEIRDAKSPHWTGATSSPRTFGHFGQSGTFLWIDPDARAACVALTDRAFGPWAVEAWPPFTDAVLAELRG; encoded by the coding sequence ATGCAGAGCCTGGCGTTGACCGAGAACTGGCCCGTCCCGACCGCGGCCGCCGCCGTCGTCCGCGCGGACGGCACCGTCGCCGGGGCGTACGGCCCCACCGCGCACCGCTTCCCGCTGGCGTCGGTGACCAAGCCGCTCGCCGCGTACGCCGTGCTCGTGGCATACGAGGAGGGCGCGGTCGAGCTGGACGAGCCGGCCGGGCCCGAGGGGTCCACGGTCCGTCATCTGCTCGCGCACACCAGCGGTCTCGCGTTCGACGAGCACCGGCCGACCGCCCCGCCGGGCACGCGCCGGCTGTACTCGAACGCAGGCTTCGAGGTGCTCGGCGACCACCTCACCAAGGTGACGGGCATCCCGTTCGCGGAGTATCTGCGCCAGGCCGTGCTGGAGCCGCTCGGCATGGCGTCCACGACGCTGGACGGCTCCCCCGCCAAGGACGGTGTGTCGAGCGTCGACGACCTGGTGCGGTTCGCCGCGGAGGTGCAGGCCCCGCGCCTGCTCGACCCGCGGACCGTCCTGGAGGCCATGTCCGTCGTGCACCCCGGCCTCTCCGGGGTCCTGCCGGGGTACGGGCACCAGAAGCCCAACGACTGGGGCCTCGGCTTCGAGATCCGCGACGCCAAGTCCCCGCACTGGACAGGGGCGACGTCCTCACCGCGCACGTTCGGGCACTTCGGCCAGTCCGGCACGTTCCTGTGGATCGACCCGGACGCGCGGGCCGCGTGCGTGGCGCTGACCGACCGGGCCTTCGGGCCGTGGGCGGTCGAGGCGTGGCCCCCGTTCACGGACGCGGTGCTCGCGGAGCTGCGCGGCTGA
- a CDS encoding pirin family protein encodes MISVWRAGRRYRGGEPDAGIESWHAFSFGRFYDPDNLRFGGILACNEERLEPGAGFDEHPHSHTEIVTWVVEGELTHRDSAGHATLVRPGDVQRLSSADGVRHVERNDGDAPLTFVQMWLAPKDPGGEPSYEIVHGIADATPYALPQAGAMLHVRRLAAGERTAVPDAPFAYVHVVRGVVRLAGDELGPGDSARITDAEGLELAAVGAAEVLVWELSG; translated from the coding sequence GTGATTTCCGTATGGCGCGCCGGACGGCGCTATCGGGGCGGGGAGCCGGACGCCGGGATCGAGTCGTGGCACGCCTTCTCCTTCGGGCGGTTCTACGACCCGGACAACCTCCGCTTCGGCGGGATCCTGGCCTGCAACGAGGAGCGCCTCGAACCCGGCGCCGGGTTCGACGAGCACCCGCACAGCCACACCGAGATCGTCACCTGGGTCGTGGAGGGCGAGCTCACGCACCGGGACTCCGCCGGGCACGCCACCCTCGTACGGCCAGGGGACGTGCAGCGGCTCAGCTCGGCCGACGGGGTGCGGCACGTCGAGCGCAACGACGGCGACGCACCGCTGACGTTCGTGCAGATGTGGCTCGCGCCGAAGGACCCGGGCGGGGAACCGTCGTACGAGATCGTGCACGGCATCGCCGACGCGACGCCGTACGCACTCCCGCAGGCAGGGGCCATGCTGCACGTGCGGCGGCTCGCGGCCGGCGAGCGGACCGCCGTCCCGGACGCGCCCTTCGCCTACGTCCACGTCGTCCGCGGAGTCGTCCGCCTCGCCGGCGACGAGCTCGGCCCCGGCGACTCGGCGCGGATCACGGACGCGGAAGGGCTCGAACTCGCCGCCGTCGGCGCTGCCGAGGTGCTCGTCTGGGAGCTGTCGGGCTGA
- a CDS encoding PucR family transcriptional regulator: protein MPHPEPALPANAAHPHSATLKRLEQSSGRLAANAIARMDETLPWYRAMPPENRSWIGLVAQAGIAAFTEWFRHPETPQAISTDVFGTAPRELTRAITLRQTVEMVRTTIEVMESAIEEVAAPGDESILREALLVYAREIAFATAQVYAQAAEARGAWDARLESLVVNAVLSGEADEGAVSRAAALGWNSPEHVCVVLGTAPDGDSELTVEAIRRAARHAKLQVLTGVLGDRLVVIAGGNDNPLQVAKALIGPYAAGPVVAGPVVPDLLAATRSAQAAAAGLKACSAWQDAPRPVLADDLLPERAIAGDPSAREQLVEEIYRPLEEAGSALLETLSVYLEQASSLEGAARMLFVHPNTVRYRLRRVTDVTGWSPSDVRSAFTLRIALILGRLVDGDPQS from the coding sequence GTGCCCCATCCCGAACCGGCTCTGCCTGCCAACGCCGCCCACCCGCACTCCGCGACCCTGAAACGCCTGGAGCAGTCCTCAGGGCGGCTGGCCGCGAACGCCATCGCCCGCATGGACGAGACGCTGCCGTGGTACCGGGCGATGCCCCCGGAGAACCGGTCGTGGATCGGTCTGGTCGCCCAGGCCGGTATCGCCGCGTTCACCGAGTGGTTCCGGCACCCCGAGACCCCGCAGGCGATCTCGACCGACGTCTTCGGCACGGCGCCGCGCGAGCTGACGCGCGCGATCACGCTGCGCCAGACCGTGGAGATGGTGCGGACCACCATCGAGGTCATGGAGTCGGCGATCGAGGAGGTCGCCGCCCCCGGTGACGAGTCGATCCTGCGCGAGGCGCTCCTCGTCTACGCGCGCGAGATCGCCTTCGCCACCGCGCAGGTGTACGCGCAGGCCGCCGAGGCCCGCGGCGCCTGGGACGCGCGCCTCGAATCGCTCGTCGTGAACGCGGTGCTGTCGGGCGAGGCCGACGAGGGCGCCGTCAGCCGGGCCGCCGCGCTCGGCTGGAACTCACCGGAGCATGTGTGCGTCGTGCTGGGCACCGCGCCCGACGGCGACAGCGAGCTCACCGTCGAGGCGATCCGCCGCGCGGCCCGGCACGCCAAGCTCCAGGTGCTGACCGGAGTGCTCGGCGACCGGCTGGTCGTCATCGCGGGCGGCAACGACAATCCGCTCCAGGTCGCCAAGGCGCTGATCGGCCCGTACGCCGCCGGTCCCGTCGTCGCGGGCCCCGTCGTACCCGATCTGCTGGCCGCGACCCGCTCGGCGCAGGCCGCAGCCGCGGGGCTCAAGGCGTGTTCGGCCTGGCAGGACGCCCCGCGGCCGGTGCTGGCGGACGATCTCCTGCCGGAGCGCGCCATCGCGGGCGACCCGTCGGCCCGCGAGCAGCTGGTGGAGGAGATCTACAGACCGCTCGAAGAAGCGGGGTCTGCACTGCTGGAAACCCTGAGTGTCTATCTGGAGCAGGCGAGCAGTCTGGAGGGTGCGGCACGGATGCTTTTCGTCCACCCCAACACCGTCCGCTACCGGCTCCGACGTGTGACTGACGTCACCGGTTGGTCACCCTCCGATGTCCGCTCCGCGTTCACTCTCCGGATCGCACTCATCCTCGGGCGTCTGGTAGACGGCGATCCGCAGTCCTAG
- a CDS encoding ACP S-malonyltransferase, with protein MLVLVAPGQGAQTPGFLTPWLELPGAADRIAAWSDAIGLDLAHYGTKADADEIRDTSVAQPLLVAAGLLSASALGEVAPGAVAGHSVGEITAAAFAGVLDDTAALRFVRTRGLAMAEAAAVTETGMSALLGGDPDVTVPHLEKLGLTPANVNGAGQIVAAGTKEQLAALEADKPEGVRRVVALQVAGAFHTHHMAPAVATLQEAAKALTVADPKVPYVSNKDGRTVATGDEVVSRLVGQVANPVRWDLCMETFKELGVTALVEVCPGGTLTGLAKRALPGVPTLALKTPDDLDAARTLVATHTSAAAAAGTAAD; from the coding sequence GTGCTCGTACTCGTCGCTCCCGGCCAAGGCGCTCAGACGCCCGGCTTCCTGACCCCCTGGCTCGAACTCCCCGGCGCGGCCGACCGCATCGCGGCCTGGTCCGACGCCATCGGACTCGACCTCGCCCACTACGGCACGAAGGCCGACGCGGACGAGATCCGCGACACCTCTGTGGCGCAGCCGCTGCTCGTCGCGGCCGGTCTGCTGTCCGCGTCCGCTCTGGGAGAGGTCGCGCCCGGTGCCGTCGCGGGCCACAGCGTCGGTGAGATCACGGCCGCCGCCTTCGCGGGTGTCCTCGACGACACCGCCGCGCTGCGCTTCGTACGGACACGGGGGCTGGCGATGGCCGAGGCCGCCGCCGTCACCGAGACCGGTATGTCGGCGCTGCTGGGCGGCGACCCCGACGTCACGGTCCCGCACCTGGAGAAGCTGGGCCTGACCCCGGCGAACGTCAACGGGGCGGGCCAGATCGTGGCCGCCGGCACCAAGGAGCAGCTCGCCGCGCTGGAGGCCGACAAGCCGGAGGGCGTGCGGCGTGTCGTGGCGCTCCAGGTCGCCGGTGCGTTCCACACGCACCACATGGCTCCCGCGGTCGCGACGCTTCAGGAGGCGGCGAAGGCGCTCACCGTCGCCGACCCGAAGGTGCCGTACGTGTCCAACAAGGACGGCCGGACCGTCGCCACGGGAGACGAGGTCGTCTCCCGGCTCGTCGGCCAGGTCGCCAACCCGGTCCGCTGGGACCTGTGCATGGAGACCTTCAAGGAGCTCGGTGTGACCGCCCTCGTCGAGGTGTGCCCGGGCGGCACCCTCACCGGTCTCGCCAAGCGCGCGCTGCCGGGCGTCCCGACGCTCGCCCTGAAGACCCCCGACGACCTCGACGCGGCCCGCACGCTCGTCGCCACGCATACGTCTGCCGCTGCCGCGGCGGGCACAGCAGCTGACTAG
- a CDS encoding ketoacyl-ACP synthase III: MSKIKPSKGAPYARIMGVGGYRPTRVVPNEVILETIDSSDEWIRSRSGIATRHWASDEETVTAMSVEASGKAIADAGITPEQIGAVVVSTVSHFKQTPAVATEIADQIGAVKPAAFDISAGCAGFGYGLTLAKGMVVEGSAEYVLVIGVERLSDLTDLEDRATAFLFGDGAGAVVVGPAKEPAIGPTVWGSEGDKSETIKQTVPWTDYRDGTVERFPAITQEGQAVFRWAVFEMAKVAQQALDAAGITPDDLDVFIPHQANMRIIDSMVKTLKLPDHVTVARDVETTGNTSAASIPLAMERLLATGQAKSGDTALVIGFGAGLVYAATVVTLP; encoded by the coding sequence ATGTCGAAGATCAAGCCCAGCAAGGGCGCCCCGTACGCACGGATCATGGGTGTCGGCGGCTACCGTCCCACCCGGGTCGTGCCGAACGAGGTGATCCTCGAGACGATCGACTCCTCCGACGAGTGGATCCGTTCCCGTTCGGGCATCGCGACCCGCCACTGGGCCTCCGACGAGGAGACCGTGACGGCGATGTCGGTCGAGGCGTCGGGCAAGGCCATCGCCGACGCCGGGATCACCCCGGAGCAGATCGGCGCCGTGGTCGTCTCCACCGTGTCGCACTTCAAGCAGACCCCGGCGGTCGCCACGGAGATCGCGGACCAGATCGGCGCGGTCAAGCCGGCCGCGTTCGACATCTCCGCGGGCTGCGCCGGCTTCGGCTACGGACTGACGCTCGCCAAGGGCATGGTCGTCGAGGGCTCCGCCGAGTACGTCCTCGTCATCGGCGTCGAGCGGCTCAGCGACCTCACCGATCTGGAGGACCGTGCGACGGCCTTCCTGTTCGGTGACGGCGCGGGCGCGGTCGTCGTCGGCCCGGCGAAGGAGCCGGCGATCGGCCCCACGGTCTGGGGTTCCGAGGGCGACAAGTCGGAGACCATCAAGCAGACCGTGCCGTGGACGGACTACCGCGACGGCACCGTCGAGCGGTTCCCCGCCATCACGCAGGAGGGCCAGGCGGTGTTCCGCTGGGCCGTCTTCGAGATGGCGAAGGTCGCCCAGCAGGCGCTGGACGCGGCCGGGATCACCCCCGACGACCTGGACGTCTTCATTCCGCACCAGGCGAACATGCGGATCATCGACTCGATGGTGAAGACTCTGAAGCTGCCGGACCACGTCACGGTCGCCCGCGACGTGGAGACCACCGGCAACACCTCGGCCGCCTCGATTCCGCTCGCGATGGAGCGGCTTCTGGCGACCGGACAGGCGAAGAGCGGCGACACCGCGCTCGTCATCGGCTTCGGGGCGGGGCTCGTCTACGCCGCGACGGTCGTTACCCTCCCCTAG
- a CDS encoding acyl carrier protein: protein MAATQEEIVAGLAEIVNEIAGIPVEDVQLDKSFTDDLDVDSLSMVEVVVAAEERFDVKIPDEDVKNLKTVGDAAGYILKHQA, encoded by the coding sequence ATGGCCGCCACTCAGGAAGAGATCGTCGCCGGTCTCGCCGAGATCGTGAACGAGATCGCCGGTATCCCGGTCGAGGACGTCCAGCTGGACAAGTCCTTCACCGACGACCTGGACGTCGACTCGCTGTCCATGGTCGAGGTCGTCGTCGCCGCCGAAGAGCGCTTCGACGTCAAGATCCCGGACGAGGACGTCAAGAACCTCAAGACGGTCGGCGACGCCGCCGGCTACATCCTGAAGCACCAGGCCTGA
- the fabF gene encoding beta-ketoacyl-ACP synthase II — translation MSSTNRTVVVTGIGATTPLGGDSASTWEGLVAGRSGVRPLEGDRFADLPVRIAAPAAVDPSEVLPRPLARKLDRSAQFALIAAREAWADAGYKAPAGDDEKIAPERLGAVIASGIGGVTTLLDQYDVLKEKGVRRVSPHTVPMLMPNGPSANVGLEVNARAGVHTPVSACASGAEAIGYAVEMIRTGRADVVIAGGTEAAIHPLPVAAFANMMAMSKNNDEPEKASRPYDTARDGFVLGEGAGVVVLESAEHAAARGARVYCEVLGQGLSADSHHIAQPEPTGRGVAAAVQNLLDNTGLKPSEVVHLNAHATSTPQGDVAEIKALRKVLGDDLDHVAVSATKSMTGHLLGGAGGIETVATVLALHHRMAPPTINIDDLDPEVDADIVRDEPRKLPEGTIAAINNSFGFGGHNVVLAFRTV, via the coding sequence GTGAGCTCGACCAATCGCACCGTGGTCGTCACCGGTATCGGCGCAACCACACCGCTGGGTGGCGACTCGGCATCGACCTGGGAAGGTCTGGTCGCGGGACGCTCCGGCGTCCGCCCGCTGGAGGGCGACCGCTTCGCCGACCTGCCCGTCCGTATCGCCGCTCCGGCGGCGGTCGACCCGTCCGAGGTCCTCCCCCGGCCGCTGGCGCGCAAGCTGGACCGCTCGGCCCAGTTCGCGCTGATCGCGGCCCGTGAGGCGTGGGCCGACGCCGGCTACAAGGCCCCCGCGGGCGACGATGAGAAGATCGCCCCCGAGCGGCTCGGTGCCGTCATCGCCTCCGGCATCGGCGGTGTGACCACGCTGCTCGACCAGTACGACGTGCTGAAGGAGAAGGGCGTACGCCGCGTCTCCCCGCACACCGTGCCGATGCTCATGCCCAACGGGCCCTCCGCCAACGTCGGCCTGGAGGTCAACGCCCGGGCGGGCGTGCACACTCCGGTCTCCGCCTGCGCCTCCGGCGCCGAGGCGATCGGTTACGCCGTCGAGATGATCCGTACCGGCCGCGCCGACGTCGTGATCGCGGGCGGCACCGAGGCGGCGATCCACCCGCTGCCGGTCGCGGCCTTCGCCAACATGATGGCGATGTCCAAGAACAACGACGAGCCCGAGAAGGCGTCGCGCCCGTACGACACGGCCCGTGACGGCTTCGTCCTGGGCGAGGGCGCGGGCGTCGTCGTCCTGGAGTCCGCGGAGCACGCGGCCGCGCGGGGCGCGAGGGTGTACTGCGAGGTGCTGGGCCAGGGCCTGTCCGCGGACAGCCACCACATCGCGCAGCCGGAGCCGACGGGCCGCGGTGTCGCGGCCGCGGTGCAGAACCTGCTGGACAACACGGGCCTGAAGCCGTCCGAGGTGGTCCACCTCAACGCTCACGCGACGTCCACCCCGCAGGGCGACGTCGCCGAGATCAAGGCGCTGCGCAAGGTGCTGGGCGACGACCTCGACCATGTCGCGGTCTCCGCCACCAAGTCGATGACGGGTCATCTGCTGGGCGGCGCGGGCGGCATCGAGACCGTCGCGACGGTCCTGGCGCTGCACCACCGCATGGCCCCGCCGACCATCAACATCGACGACCTCGACCCCGAGGTCGACGCGGACATCGTCCGCGACGAGCCGCGGAAGCTGCCCGAGGGCACGATCGCGGCGATCAACAACTCGTTCGGCTTCGGCGGCCACAACGTGGTGCTGGCGTTCCGCACGGTCTGA
- a CDS encoding DUF3145 domain-containing protein: protein MTTRGVLYVHSAPRALCPHVEWAVAGVLGVRVQLDWIRQPASPGTWRVEFSWQGEPGTASKLASALRGWQMLRFEVTAEPCPTAEGERYSATPELGIFHAVTGIHGDILIPEDRLRAALARSAQGETELEAEISRLLGKPWDDELEPFRYAGEGAPVRWLHQVV, encoded by the coding sequence GTGACGACACGCGGCGTTCTGTACGTTCACTCCGCACCTCGCGCGCTGTGCCCGCACGTCGAATGGGCGGTGGCGGGCGTGCTGGGGGTACGGGTCCAGCTCGACTGGATCCGTCAGCCGGCGTCGCCGGGCACATGGAGAGTCGAGTTCTCCTGGCAGGGCGAGCCCGGCACGGCCTCCAAGCTCGCGTCCGCGCTCCGCGGCTGGCAGATGTTGCGCTTCGAGGTCACCGCGGAACCCTGCCCGACGGCCGAGGGCGAGCGCTACAGCGCCACGCCCGAGCTCGGCATCTTCCACGCCGTCACCGGCATCCACGGCGACATCCTCATCCCCGAGGACCGGCTGCGGGCGGCGCTCGCCCGTTCGGCGCAAGGGGAGACGGAGCTGGAGGCGGAGATCTCCCGGTTGCTCGGGAAGCCGTGGGACGACGAGCTGGAGCCGTTCCGCTACGCGGGCGAGGGCGCGCCGGTCCGCTGGCTCCACCAGGTCGTCTGA
- a CDS encoding SGNH/GDSL hydrolase family protein: MREKRRSGRALLRPRSAVAALTAAGLVGLAALTGCDGQPGAARDGRQRPPRPSPTPTPVWDRSPASVAAVGDSITRGFDACELLADCPEASWATGTDTAVRSLAQRLLGPAAAAEHSWNHARTGARMADLPAQMTQAAAQGPELVAVMVGANDACRARPALMTPVEDFTRSFTAAMSALRRTAPKAQVYVSSVPDLMRLWSTGRGNPLGRQIWKLGICASMLGNAEDLSEEAQRRRARVHERVVAYNEALKSVCAKDLRCRYDGGDVFDYRFTGRQLSHWDWFHPSKDGQSRLAEIAYRNVTSPRPPR; encoded by the coding sequence ATGCGTGAAAAGCGGCGGAGCGGACGAGCACTCCTTCGGCCGCGTTCCGCCGTCGCCGCGTTGACGGCGGCGGGGCTCGTCGGGCTCGCGGCGCTCACGGGCTGTGACGGACAGCCCGGCGCCGCCCGCGACGGCCGGCAGCGGCCGCCCCGGCCCTCCCCCACCCCCACGCCCGTCTGGGACCGCAGCCCCGCGTCGGTGGCGGCCGTCGGCGACTCCATCACCCGCGGCTTCGACGCCTGCGAACTGCTCGCCGACTGCCCCGAGGCGTCGTGGGCCACGGGCACCGACACGGCGGTACGCAGCCTCGCGCAGCGCCTCCTCGGCCCGGCGGCCGCCGCCGAGCACAGCTGGAACCACGCGAGGACCGGCGCCCGTATGGCGGACCTGCCCGCCCAGATGACCCAGGCGGCGGCACAAGGCCCGGAACTGGTCGCGGTGATGGTCGGCGCCAACGACGCCTGCCGGGCCAGACCGGCACTGATGACTCCGGTCGAGGACTTCACCCGGTCCTTCACGGCGGCGATGAGCGCCCTGCGCCGCACGGCGCCCAAGGCCCAGGTGTACGTGTCGAGCGTGCCGGACCTGATGCGGCTCTGGTCGACCGGGCGGGGCAATCCGCTCGGCCGGCAGATCTGGAAGCTGGGCATCTGCGCCTCGATGCTGGGAAACGCGGAGGACCTGAGCGAGGAGGCGCAGAGGCGGCGCGCCCGGGTGCACGAGCGGGTGGTGGCGTACAACGAGGCGCTGAAGAGCGTCTGCGCGAAGGACCTGCGCTGCCGGTACGACGGCGGGGACGTCTTCGACTACCGCTTCACGGGCCGGCAGTTGAGCCACTGGGACTGGTTCCACCCGAGCAAGGACGGCCAGAGCCGGCTGGCGGAGATCGCCTACCGCAACGTGACGTCGCCGAGACCGCCGCGCTGA
- a CDS encoding recombinase family protein, with protein MPDLAEPAADVEQFVCPTCEVSAGSTRWTRGWQGRPEVPHPTLPTFSQLRAELGVTAQQELQSRLDALHGAGYNPVFSEKTSARITVRPEFVKAMDFARTIKKAVPHQRVIFTVHEMKCLGGGAAELLTIAEDLRHHDIQPELLTSPLQEVC; from the coding sequence ATGCCGGACCTTGCCGAACCGGCCGCCGACGTCGAACAGTTCGTCTGCCCCACCTGTGAAGTGTCCGCCGGAAGCACCCGCTGGACCCGAGGGTGGCAAGGTCGCCCCGAAGTACCGCACCCCACGCTTCCTACTTTTTCCCAGCTCCGCGCCGAACTCGGAGTCACGGCTCAGCAAGAGCTCCAGAGCCGGCTCGACGCCCTCCACGGGGCCGGGTATAATCCGGTCTTCTCGGAGAAGACCAGCGCCCGGATCACGGTGCGGCCGGAGTTCGTCAAGGCGATGGACTTCGCCCGCACGATCAAGAAGGCCGTCCCACACCAGCGGGTGATCTTTACCGTCCACGAGATGAAGTGCCTCGGTGGCGGTGCCGCCGAACTGCTGACCATCGCCGAGGACCTGCGCCACCACGACATCCAACCCGAACTTCTCACCAGCCCCCTCCAAGAGGTCTGTTGA
- a CDS encoding pyroglutamyl peptidase: protein MVSAVAGTMLGTAPANAAGAPAAGAPAAVATVEEQRLDRAVPQEILRRSGFDSVAPRFTRALRSADSYAEAVRVVERHGAGLWRSAVDRAQGRGPVRGDLSRGDDRPLYWARLAMTRELRRWQPAFGPTEAARGRLLDRLEQTSRGQDSLDFPRAKGAKGVKRIVVTGFDPFTLDRDIRIGNPSGATALGLDGTWIRTADGTPARIEAAVFPVRWSDFAAGTVERTLRPQLPHADLVTTVSQGRVGRFDVERTNGAWRGGFPDNENLSRTGTVPVDDPASQPQWTSTTLPYAAIVAAATGRFPVYDNTSVTEIPAGAGEPVVRPDGPTPGSTARAGGGGDYLSNEIAYRATLLRDRLGLGTALPGGHVHTPVLQFGSGNTDPATGTVTDPEFERNRQDIVAQVRAIVTTAASAAPSS from the coding sequence ATGGTCTCGGCGGTGGCGGGCACGATGCTCGGCACGGCACCGGCGAACGCGGCCGGCGCACCGGCCGCCGGCGCACCGGCCGCCGTCGCCACGGTGGAGGAACAGCGGCTCGACCGGGCCGTACCGCAGGAGATACTGCGGCGCAGCGGATTCGACTCCGTGGCACCGCGGTTCACGCGGGCGCTGCGTTCGGCCGACTCGTACGCCGAGGCCGTGCGGGTGGTCGAGCGGCACGGCGCCGGGCTGTGGCGCAGCGCCGTCGACCGGGCCCAGGGGCGGGGACCGGTGCGGGGTGATCTGAGCCGGGGCGACGACCGGCCGCTGTACTGGGCGCGGCTCGCGATGACGCGGGAGCTGCGCCGGTGGCAGCCCGCGTTCGGGCCGACCGAGGCCGCCCGGGGCCGGCTGCTCGACCGGCTCGAACAGACCTCGCGCGGCCAGGACTCGCTCGACTTCCCCCGCGCCAAGGGCGCCAAGGGCGTCAAGCGGATCGTGGTGACCGGCTTCGACCCCTTCACGCTGGACCGCGACATACGGATAGGCAACCCGAGCGGGGCGACGGCGCTCGGCCTGGACGGCACCTGGATACGGACGGCGGACGGCACCCCGGCCCGGATAGAGGCCGCCGTCTTCCCCGTCCGCTGGAGCGACTTCGCGGCGGGCACGGTCGAGCGGACCCTGCGCCCGCAGCTGCCGCACGCCGATCTGGTCACCACGGTGAGCCAGGGCCGTGTCGGCCGCTTCGACGTCGAGCGCACCAACGGCGCCTGGCGCGGCGGCTTCCCGGACAACGAGAACCTGTCCCGCACCGGGACCGTGCCGGTCGACGACCCGGCATCGCAGCCGCAGTGGACCTCGACGACGCTCCCGTACGCCGCGATCGTCGCGGCCGCCACGGGCCGCTTCCCGGTGTACGACAACACCTCCGTCACGGAGATACCGGCAGGAGCCGGCGAGCCCGTGGTCCGCCCGGACGGCCCGACGCCCGGCTCGACGGCCCGCGCGGGAGGCGGCGGCGACTACCTCTCCAACGAGATCGCCTACCGGGCGACCCTGCTGCGCGACCGGCTCGGTCTGGGCACCGCCCTGCCGGGCGGCCATGTCCACACCCCGGTGCTCCAGTTCGGCAGCGGCAACACCGACCCGGCGACGGGCACGGTGACCGACCCGGAGTTCGAGCGGAACCGGCAGGACATCGTCGCCCAGGTGCGGGCGATCGTCACCACCGCCGCGAGCGCCGCCCCGAGCTCGTAG
- a CDS encoding EI24 domain-containing protein produces the protein MRDLGVGFGYLVKGQRWVGRHGRWLGFGLLPGLITLLLYAGALVGLGYGADDFVGWSTPFADGWTSPWQGLFRGFLTGLVFAFGLFLAVITFTAVTLLVGQPFYESLSEQVDRTEGGDVPESGLPLWRELWISARDSLRVLLRVALYGVLLFALGFIPVVGQTAVPAIGFCVSGFFLAHELTAVALQRRGVALKDRLALLRTRRLLVLGFGVPLTLAFLVPLVAVFLMPGAVAGATLLVRDLTAPQGEPGPTPDPEPVAGGGPLSFDKPGR, from the coding sequence ATGCGTGATCTCGGAGTGGGCTTCGGCTACTTGGTGAAGGGCCAGCGGTGGGTCGGCCGGCACGGCCGGTGGCTCGGCTTCGGGCTGCTTCCCGGGCTGATCACCCTGCTCCTGTACGCCGGCGCGCTGGTCGGGCTCGGCTACGGCGCCGACGACTTCGTGGGCTGGTCGACGCCGTTCGCCGACGGCTGGACCTCGCCGTGGCAGGGCCTCTTCCGGGGCTTCCTCACCGGGCTCGTCTTCGCCTTCGGCCTCTTCCTCGCCGTGATCACCTTCACCGCCGTGACCCTGCTGGTCGGGCAGCCGTTCTACGAGTCGCTCTCCGAGCAGGTCGACCGGACCGAGGGCGGCGACGTGCCCGAGTCCGGGCTGCCGCTCTGGCGCGAGCTGTGGATCTCGGCGCGCGACAGCCTCCGCGTGCTGCTGCGGGTCGCGCTGTACGGCGTGCTGCTCTTCGCGCTCGGCTTCATCCCCGTCGTCGGGCAGACCGCCGTCCCCGCGATCGGCTTCTGCGTCTCCGGCTTCTTCCTCGCCCACGAGCTCACGGCGGTAGCACTCCAGCGGCGCGGCGTCGCGCTGAAGGACCGCCTCGCACTGCTGCGCACCCGCCGCCTCCTCGTCCTCGGCTTCGGTGTCCCGCTCACCCTCGCCTTCCTCGTCCCCCTGGTCGCCGTCTTCCTGATGCCGGGCGCGGTGGCGGGAGCGACGCTCCTCGTCCGCGACCTGACGGCACCCCAGGGCGAGCCGGGGCCCACCCCCGACCCGGAGCCGGTGGCGGGCGGCGGCCCGCTCTCCTTCGACAAGCCGGGCCGCTGA